tataagtcaaacaacatttattttacaataaccaattttgatacaaaaattattaaacataaatcactttaacacaaacttactttttatcaaaatcaagtttgcaaaatcaattttatgtaaACTTTCGTttacaaactgtaatccaaatACACGCTAAATTgttttagaaaacaaaaattctGAATTAGGGGAGCATAATATTGGCGCCATCCCCGCCCTACGAAAACACAAATTACGCTTCACTCTTCACaacatttcattttcattttttcaaaatttcgtcAACCCATTTTCATTTTTTACCAGTAGCGGCACTCTTAATTCTCAaactattttcattttcattaatcttctctgtCTTTCTCTGTTTTGAAATTTTCCCTCAAATGGCGCTCTTCATGCTTCATACTTATCATACTATAAATCCAGTTGTCTCTTTCAATATCCCTCCCTTCAAACTTGGCaccctcttcctctcttctctgctCCTTCTTATTACCCTCTCGCTTTCTCTGTCCCCTTTCTTCAACGAGAGCCACCTTCAGAGATGGAGACTCGTGCCGCCGCAAAGAGGAGGGCCATCACCGCAAACCTCACTGAGACTCAACCCCTCAAGAGGAAGCGCGTTGTGTTGGGTGAAATTACCAATTTTCCTACTGAAAATTTGAATACTCAGAAACCAAAATCCAAATGCCTCAACAATGCCAAGCCCAAGAAAGCCTCTGTCGCCGACAAGAACATGAAGGTTGTCAAGGAGAAAGAGAATGTGCTTGATGATGAAGATGACAAGCTCAATGTTGACCCTGTTGCCTCTGATATCTATCTGTACCTTCGGAAGATGGAGGTAAATTTTGGGTCTCAAGAAAAATTGCACCTTTTAGCATTTCATGTTGGTGTTTTTGGGGGGTGGGTCTTGTATTGATTCTGATGAGTGCTGATTTTTTTCTCAGTTGGAGAAGAATAGAAGACCGAGAGTTGATTACCTTGAGAGGATTCAGAAAGATGTAACTGCGAACATGAGAGGGATTTTGGTGGATTGGTTAGTGGAAGTTGCAGAGGAATACAAGCTTCTCTCTGACACACTATATCTTTCAATTTCTTACATTGATAGGTATCTCTCCACGAATCGTGTCACCAAGCCTTATCTTCAGTTGCTCGGTGTTTCATCAATGCTCATTGCCGCGTAAGTCTTCACCAACTTCATCATTTGCTAGATTTTAATCAGTTTTAAAGTGTTGTTATTCGTATTTGTGTCTAATGTTCAGGAAATATGAAGAGATTAATCCTCCTCATGTGGAGGAGTTCTGCTTTATCACTGATAACACATACAAGAAATCAGAGGTAAATATTTCATAGTCACGTGTAAATGATTTTGTAACACTGACTTTCGTTTTGGTATTTGGTGGATTTTCCACTCACTTAGGGTGCCATTGGTATATCATTATAGGTAGTGGAAATGGAAGCTAACATActgaactctttgaattttgaaatgggtAGCCCAACTATTAAGACCTTTTTAAGGTAATTATTATTCTGTTGTTGCAAATGTAACATATTATAGATCCCAATTGGAATTGAAGTTGATTAATAGTTTTGTAATTATGGATTGCAGGAGGTTTAATGAGATTGCTTGTGAGAGTCAAAAGGGTCAAAAGTTGCAGTTTGAGTTTCTGTGTTATTACCTTGCTGAACTAAGCTTGTTGGAATATGGATGTTTGAAGTTCTTGCCTTCTTTGGTGGCTGCTGCTGTTATATTTCTTGCTAGATTTATCATGTCGCCTAAATCGAACCCATGGGTATgtgtttaatattatattattattgttatagatTTTAACCTGTGATTTAAGGCATTTATGATGATGTTTTTCTGCTTGTTTCAGACTTTAACCCTTTATGACCGCACTGGATATGATTCACTTCAGTTGAAAGAATGTGTTCTGATCTTACTTGACTTGTATTTGGGAAGAAGGGGAGCATGCTTCGAAGCTATTAGGAAGAAATACAAGCAGCACAAGGTGTGTATTTTTACATTGTATGTTTGCATTCCTTTTTGTTATTACCTTCATTCTTTGAACTTGAATGACCTTTGGGATCTTTGTGCTGTACAGTTCAAGTATGTGGCAAACTTTCCTTCCCCTCCCCAGATACCGAATTCATGCTTTGAAGATGACTTTTATGAAGAAAACTTTTATGAGTGATGCTATATAGGTAAGGGACTAGTACTTTAATGACTTTAACTACGTGCTGAATGCTTATTGTGAAGTTCATTCAATGCTGATCTTCAATTATAATGGCAAATGCAGTCAACATAACTAACTATCATGAGTGTAACTAAATTTGAAATTCAGTATTTGGTAACTTGAATTTTATGTGTTTTTTGTGATGCAGGGTGTAGTGTTAATGATCATCAAGGATATGGACACATGATAACAGTGTTGGCCTTTTGAGTTAAGAATGTAAATCCTTTTGAGATTACCCTAGACATAGAAgtgaaagttatggtggttttaCTATTTGTTTTAATGATTATATACCATTGTACAAATGGGAATTTTGTAAACCAATTTCTGTTCATTAATACGATTTGGCATCTCTTGTTAGGCCTCAAATTTAGCAATTCCTTTTCATTATCTAGAAAGCAGAAACCATAATAAGCCAGTTTGTAATATAGTAATTGTTTTCAGAATTAGTTATAACAGGCACATAAAAACCGAAGCTGTTT
This region of Arachis hypogaea cultivar Tifrunner chromosome 8, arahy.Tifrunner.gnm2.J5K5, whole genome shotgun sequence genomic DNA includes:
- the LOC112706459 gene encoding putative cyclin-A3-1: METRAAAKRRAITANLTETQPLKRKRVVLGEITNFPTENLNTQKPKSKCLNNAKPKKASVADKNMKVVKEKENVLDDEDDKLNVDPVASDIYLYLRKMELEKNRRPRVDYLERIQKDVTANMRGILVDWLVEVAEEYKLLSDTLYLSISYIDRYLSTNRVTKPYLQLLGVSSMLIAAKYEEINPPHVEEFCFITDNTYKKSEVVEMEANILNSLNFEMGSPTIKTFLRRFNEIACESQKGQKLQFEFLCYYLAELSLLEYGCLKFLPSLVAAAVIFLARFIMSPKSNPWTLTLYDRTGYDSLQLKECVLILLDLYLGRRGACFEAIRKKYKQHKFKYVANFPSPPQIPNSCFEDDFYEENFYE